In a single window of the Acidimicrobiales bacterium genome:
- a CDS encoding zinc-dependent alcohol dehydrogenase, with protein sequence MKANCWMGINRVEVREVDDPKILNRRDAVVRVTSTAICGSDLHLYDGYVPTMEKGDILGHEFMGEVVEVGSGVDNLREGDRVVVPFPIACGACLMCEKGLYAACENSNPNAGMAEKLFGHPSAGIFGYSHLTGGYAGGQAEYVRVPFADVGPLKIESDLTDEQVLFLSDILPTGYMGAEFCDIKPGDVIAVWGAGPVGLFAMVSAHLLGASQVIAIDRFDYRLEMAREKAGAETINYDQVDVNEALKDMTGGRGPDACIDAVGLEAHHGFAPIHAYDRVKQAARMETERAHALRQAITCCRNGGIVSVIGVYGGMVDKFPMGAVVNRGLTIKAGQCHVHRYMRPLLERIEKGEIDPTFVITHRLPLAEAAHGYQIFKKKQEDCVKVVLSA encoded by the coding sequence ATGAAGGCGAACTGCTGGATGGGGATCAACCGCGTCGAGGTGCGTGAGGTCGACGACCCCAAGATCCTCAACCGCCGTGACGCCGTCGTGCGTGTCACGTCCACGGCCATCTGCGGCTCCGACCTCCACCTCTACGACGGTTACGTGCCGACCATGGAGAAGGGCGACATCCTCGGCCACGAGTTCATGGGCGAGGTGGTCGAGGTGGGTTCCGGCGTCGACAACCTGCGCGAGGGCGACCGGGTGGTGGTGCCGTTCCCCATCGCCTGCGGCGCCTGCCTCATGTGCGAGAAGGGGCTGTACGCCGCGTGTGAGAACTCCAACCCCAACGCGGGCATGGCCGAGAAGCTGTTCGGGCATCCCTCGGCGGGCATCTTCGGCTACTCGCACCTCACCGGCGGCTACGCAGGCGGCCAGGCCGAGTACGTGCGGGTGCCGTTCGCCGACGTGGGGCCTCTGAAGATCGAGAGCGACCTCACCGACGAGCAGGTGCTGTTCCTCTCCGACATCCTCCCCACGGGCTACATGGGCGCCGAGTTCTGCGACATCAAGCCCGGCGACGTCATCGCCGTGTGGGGCGCGGGGCCTGTGGGCCTCTTCGCCATGGTCTCGGCCCACCTGCTGGGGGCGTCGCAGGTCATCGCCATCGACCGTTTCGACTACCGCCTCGAAATGGCGCGTGAGAAGGCCGGAGCCGAGACGATCAACTACGACCAGGTCGACGTCAACGAGGCGCTGAAGGACATGACCGGCGGCCGCGGCCCCGACGCCTGCATCGACGCCGTGGGCCTCGAAGCCCACCACGGCTTCGCCCCCATCCATGCCTACGACCGGGTGAAGCAGGCGGCCCGCATGGAGACGGAGCGGGCCCACGCTTTGCGCCAGGCCATCACCTGTTGCCGCAACGGCGGCATCGTGTCGGTCATCGGGGTCTACGGCGGGATGGTCGACAAGTTCCCGATGGGTGCGGTGGTGAACAGGGGACTCACCATCAAGGCCGGCCAGTGCCACGTGCACCGCTACATGCGGCCGCTGCTGGAGCGCATCGAGAAGGGCGAGATCGACCCCACCTTCGTGATCACCCACCGCCTCCCGCTGGCGGAGGCGGCGCACGGCTACCAGATCTTCAAGAAGAAGCAGGAGGACTGCGTCAAGGTCGTGCTCAGCGCTTGA
- a CDS encoding DUF2277 domain-containing protein, whose amino-acid sequence MCRNITTLRGLAPAATAEEIEAAARQYVRKVSGVQSVSPRTVEPFERAVRQVAEATTALLTELPPRQQAPRTVPPLRRRRSG is encoded by the coding sequence ATGTGCCGCAATATCACGACCCTTCGAGGGCTGGCGCCTGCGGCGACGGCCGAAGAGATCGAGGCCGCTGCTCGGCAGTATGTGCGCAAGGTAAGCGGCGTGCAAAGTGTCTCGCCTCGCACGGTCGAGCCATTCGAACGAGCCGTTCGCCAGGTGGCCGAGGCCACGACTGCGTTGCTGACGGAGCTCCCGCCCCGCCAGCAAGCACCCCGCACGGTGCCGCCCCTGCGACGGCGCCGTTCAGGCTGA
- a CDS encoding lanthionine synthetase LanC family protein: MEVVEPYQHLAGLGRPPLRSFGHGAAGVAYALWRCATLTGDDDAGRAALAWAAEAQSAVHEPDAFVGPPPVFPDGAFPLTTSLYFGEAGVWCVSALLGAGGVERFVDIAERCPEQSVDVVGGAAGLLLGLALLVEQLHAPAARSAGERLVVRLAPAPTLPLLGAAHGRAGIVHARLRWCQATGAQPDEHVRDELGRLLAAEVGKGRWPRRSDTDEAWPGWCHGSAGWAQLWTLAAEVTGDDSFVAPAERAAAYALAHGGGGASLCCGAGGHAYAALAVYRATGERAWLAQAHRAAERAAVEPAGDRFPEHSLWGGTLGASLLAVELAYPDAAALPLYRSLRPSS; the protein is encoded by the coding sequence GTGGAGGTAGTCGAGCCCTACCAGCACCTCGCCGGGTTGGGGCGCCCGCCTTTGCGTTCGTTCGGCCACGGGGCGGCAGGCGTGGCCTACGCGTTGTGGCGCTGCGCCACGCTGACGGGCGACGACGACGCAGGGCGGGCCGCCCTCGCCTGGGCGGCCGAAGCGCAGTCGGCCGTGCACGAGCCCGACGCCTTTGTCGGCCCGCCCCCGGTCTTCCCCGACGGGGCGTTCCCGTTGACGACGTCGTTGTACTTCGGCGAGGCCGGCGTGTGGTGCGTTTCCGCCTTGCTCGGAGCCGGCGGCGTCGAGCGCTTCGTCGACATCGCCGAGCGCTGTCCCGAGCAGTCCGTCGACGTGGTCGGCGGCGCCGCCGGGCTCCTCCTCGGGCTCGCCCTCCTCGTGGAGCAGCTCCACGCGCCCGCGGCTCGATCGGCAGGCGAACGACTGGTGGTTCGGTTGGCGCCGGCACCCACCTTGCCGTTGCTGGGCGCCGCCCACGGGCGGGCGGGCATCGTCCACGCCCGGTTGCGGTGGTGCCAGGCGACGGGGGCGCAACCCGACGAGCACGTGCGCGACGAGCTCGGCCGGCTGTTGGCCGCCGAGGTGGGCAAAGGACGATGGCCCCGCCGCTCCGACACCGACGAGGCATGGCCCGGGTGGTGCCACGGCAGCGCCGGGTGGGCACAGCTGTGGACCTTGGCCGCCGAGGTCACCGGTGACGACTCGTTCGTGGCACCCGCCGAACGAGCCGCCGCCTACGCGCTCGCCCACGGCGGCGGAGGAGCGAGCCTGTGCTGCGGCGCCGGCGGCCATGCCTACGCCGCCCTCGCCGTCTACCGGGCCACCGGGGAGCGGGCGTGGTTGGCGCAGGCCCACCGCGCTGCCGAGCGGGCTGCGGTCGAACCGGCCGGCGATCGGTTCCCTGAGCACAGCCTGTGGGGTGGGACCCTCGGTGCGTCGCTCCTGGCCGTCGAGCTCGCCTACCCCGACGCAGCGGCACTGCCGCTGTACCGCAGCCTCAGGCCGTCCTCGTAG
- a CDS encoding GAF domain-containing protein — MSVDLTALLTSVTEVARTAFGATTSSLVVLVGDELVFRGVSGVGADVLIGTRMPREEGILGRAAATRQTLVVTGAVREPGYSHGTAARAGYSPDVILAAPIVHEGEVLGTLAVLDPTRTATDHQRGVDLLERLADHAALVLAAFDG, encoded by the coding sequence ATGTCGGTCGACCTGACGGCACTGCTCACCTCGGTCACCGAGGTCGCCCGCACCGCCTTCGGCGCGACCACGTCGTCGCTCGTGGTCCTCGTCGGCGACGAACTCGTGTTCCGCGGCGTGTCGGGTGTCGGTGCCGACGTGCTGATCGGCACCCGCATGCCGCGAGAGGAAGGGATCCTCGGACGGGCCGCAGCCACCCGCCAGACGTTGGTGGTGACCGGCGCGGTACGCGAGCCCGGCTACAGCCACGGGACGGCGGCGCGGGCCGGCTACAGTCCCGACGTGATCCTGGCTGCGCCGATCGTGCACGAAGGCGAGGTGCTCGGCACCCTGGCTGTGCTCGACCCCACGCGTACCGCGACCGACCACCAACGCGGCGTCGACCTGCTCGAACGGCTGGCCGACCACGCCGCGCTCGTCCTCGCCGCCTTCGACGGCTGA
- a CDS encoding helix-turn-helix domain-containing protein, translating into MDPLFPSTETEEPTAVTPEQIIHHRRLVVLHQAGHKPVAEVCRDHGISRTTYYRWAGRARRYGLAGLMPKDRRPPVMPNATPPDVVEAVLAEAVARPTLGAGRLVEHLAERGIVLSASGVQKLLVRHCLGRRAQRVRALAQITAADSGLMTDDARSGPFGFCPFAARPGDPVALDTFYVGRLKGVGQVWQLTAVDTATRWAVVHLFVGDKTAERAVAFVDHVVERLAAVGVELHRVLSDNGPEFFGLAFRHAMADRGLDHHRIPPRSLNHNAVCERFQGTVLEEFYRPAFHRQRFDTAAQLDGQLQGWVHRYNTRRRNRGDFMRGPRRSTCRTRIDDTTEGPSVASARGAEGTRRLPHDVACGPLAPGGNWLQRGRALPR; encoded by the coding sequence GTGGACCCTTTGTTTCCTTCCACAGAGACAGAGGAGCCCACCGCCGTGACGCCGGAACAGATCATCCACCATCGACGCCTTGTCGTCCTGCACCAGGCGGGCCACAAGCCCGTGGCCGAGGTCTGCCGCGACCACGGCATCAGCCGCACGACCTACTACCGCTGGGCAGGCCGTGCCCGCCGCTACGGCCTCGCCGGGCTGATGCCCAAGGACCGCCGCCCGCCCGTGATGCCCAACGCCACGCCGCCCGACGTCGTGGAGGCGGTGCTGGCCGAGGCGGTGGCGCGGCCGACGCTCGGCGCGGGTCGCCTCGTCGAGCACCTGGCCGAGCGCGGCATCGTGCTGTCGGCCTCGGGCGTGCAGAAGCTGCTCGTGCGCCACTGCCTGGGGCGCCGGGCCCAGCGGGTGCGGGCGCTGGCCCAGATCACCGCGGCGGACAGCGGCCTAATGACCGACGACGCCCGCTCGGGGCCGTTCGGCTTCTGCCCTTTCGCTGCCCGCCCGGGCGACCCCGTGGCCCTCGACACCTTCTACGTGGGGCGCCTGAAGGGCGTAGGCCAGGTGTGGCAGCTCACCGCCGTCGACACCGCCACGCGCTGGGCCGTCGTGCATCTCTTCGTGGGTGATAAGACCGCCGAGCGCGCCGTCGCCTTCGTCGACCACGTCGTGGAGCGCCTGGCGGCCGTCGGCGTCGAACTGCACCGCGTCCTCAGCGACAACGGGCCGGAGTTCTTCGGTCTCGCCTTCCGCCACGCCATGGCCGACCGTGGCCTCGACCACCACCGCATCCCGCCCCGTTCGCTCAACCACAACGCAGTGTGCGAGCGATTCCAGGGCACGGTGCTCGAGGAGTTCTACCGGCCTGCGTTCCACCGGCAGCGCTTCGACACTGCGGCCCAGCTCGACGGCCAGCTCCAGGGCTGGGTCCACCGCTACAACACCCGTCGCCGCAACCGCGGCGACTTCATGCGCGGCCCACGCCGCTCGACGTGCAGAACTCGCATCGATGACACAACCGAGGGTCCATCTGTCGCCTCGGCTCGTGGAGCGGAAGGAACCCGGCGCCTTCCACACGACGTTGCATGTGGCCCGCTCGCCCCCGGCGGAAATTGGCTACAACGTGGCCGGGCTCTACCTCGATGA
- a CDS encoding cyclic nucleotide-binding domain-containing protein — protein MNATTCRIVRFVPGRRPTDEAMHPGLGSSDCAALVTGAADGSNQAIVLFDVAGLASGDDVDATVEVGGRPVPGWHHRPLAVDSDGRHRLTVAPDDDMAGVDLGFSVGFLQQVHVRVRVVRDGHEVAADATALDLCEVSRLGLLYERIIERLLTADTARQAAAAGVDDPGVEYHPWFPVLRIGGDKAALYTRALVADIVGKQRHLTDPAWLLRVGVYLELLTCLGVFEAVRDEAGDLLDPAERAAFETNEAYRDIRGRLDPDAWRRVWALRTIEFPRMGRPRTGPVSAMNLLQKKRATLQFLHVHHDDLKHAIELAGANHHNAQETWQRVFRDAERAVLRQTAAAFPELGFFPRSVRERVLWQRWSVAGHEGLYATACHQYRASMNAVAEWAKVRGLMDHAGDESVPVQVSLLEAHMHRPEGVAVLQRRDGYSERLDVTEPVDQTTPTTAEIEALLTEVAILRMLSPDDLRDLAAAVRPLLLGPTERFVVQGDAGDSLFVVGDGEVEILLRRDDGDDVLVETMGRGAVVGEMSLLTGERRSATVRAVGGALVLEIGFRQYQPLLQAHPEWLDELATIMEERLQRREVRLAAHDAARTGGPLRERIRRRFFGSEGPAVRWSPSPAV, from the coding sequence GTGAACGCGACGACGTGCCGGATCGTGCGCTTCGTGCCCGGACGGCGGCCCACCGACGAAGCCATGCACCCAGGGCTCGGTTCCAGCGACTGCGCAGCGTTGGTGACGGGCGCGGCCGACGGCTCGAACCAGGCCATCGTCCTCTTCGACGTGGCCGGGTTGGCGTCGGGCGACGACGTCGACGCCACCGTGGAAGTGGGCGGCAGGCCAGTGCCCGGCTGGCACCACCGGCCGCTCGCCGTCGACAGCGACGGACGCCATCGCCTCACGGTGGCGCCCGACGACGACATGGCCGGCGTCGACCTCGGCTTCTCAGTGGGCTTTCTGCAACAGGTGCATGTGCGAGTGCGCGTCGTCCGCGACGGCCACGAGGTGGCAGCCGACGCCACCGCGCTCGACCTGTGCGAGGTGAGCCGGCTGGGGCTGCTGTACGAACGCATCATCGAGCGGCTGCTGACCGCCGACACCGCCCGCCAAGCCGCCGCCGCGGGCGTGGACGACCCGGGCGTGGAGTACCACCCGTGGTTCCCCGTCCTGCGCATCGGGGGCGACAAGGCCGCGCTCTACACCCGCGCCCTCGTCGCCGACATCGTCGGCAAGCAGCGCCACCTCACCGACCCCGCCTGGTTGTTGCGGGTGGGCGTTTACCTCGAACTGCTCACGTGCCTCGGCGTGTTCGAAGCGGTGCGCGACGAAGCAGGCGACCTGCTCGACCCCGCCGAGCGCGCCGCCTTCGAGACGAACGAGGCGTACCGCGACATCCGAGGCCGCCTCGACCCCGACGCCTGGCGGCGCGTGTGGGCGTTGCGCACCATCGAGTTCCCCCGGATGGGCCGACCGCGCACGGGACCGGTGTCGGCCATGAACCTGCTCCAGAAGAAGCGGGCGACGTTGCAGTTCCTCCACGTGCACCACGACGACCTCAAGCACGCCATCGAACTGGCGGGGGCCAACCACCACAACGCCCAGGAGACCTGGCAACGGGTGTTCCGCGACGCCGAGCGGGCCGTGCTGCGCCAAACGGCGGCCGCCTTCCCCGAGCTCGGCTTCTTCCCCCGTTCGGTGCGCGAGCGGGTCCTGTGGCAGCGGTGGTCGGTCGCCGGCCACGAGGGGCTCTACGCCACCGCGTGCCACCAGTACCGGGCGTCGATGAACGCGGTGGCGGAGTGGGCCAAAGTCCGTGGCCTCATGGACCACGCGGGCGATGAGAGCGTGCCCGTGCAGGTGAGCCTGCTGGAGGCCCACATGCACCGCCCCGAGGGCGTTGCCGTCCTGCAGCGGCGCGACGGCTACAGCGAGCGCCTCGACGTGACGGAGCCCGTCGACCAGACGACGCCCACCACTGCGGAGATCGAGGCGCTGCTCACCGAGGTGGCCATCCTGCGCATGCTCTCCCCTGACGACTTGCGCGACCTGGCCGCCGCCGTGCGGCCCTTGTTGCTGGGCCCGACCGAGCGGTTTGTGGTGCAAGGCGACGCGGGCGACTCGCTGTTCGTCGTCGGCGACGGCGAGGTCGAGATCCTCCTGCGGCGCGACGACGGCGACGACGTGCTGGTGGAGACGATGGGGCGCGGCGCGGTGGTGGGCGAGATGTCGTTGCTGACCGGCGAACGGCGCAGCGCCACCGTGCGCGCCGTCGGCGGGGCACTGGTGCTGGAGATCGGCTTCCGCCAGTACCAGCCGCTTCTGCAGGCGCACCCGGAGTGGCTCGACGAGTTGGCGACGATCATGGAAGAGCGGCTGCAGCGGCGAGAGGTGCGACTAGCGGCGCACGACGCCGCCCGCACCGGTGGTCCTCTGCGCGAGCGCATCCGACGGCGGTTCTTCGGCAGCGAGGGACCGGCCGTCAGGTGGTCACCGTCGCCCGCCGTGTAG
- a CDS encoding acyl-CoA dehydrogenase family protein — protein MATENPLLAAARGLGPTIRAAAEQTEQQRCLPAEVVQAMTEAGLFGMAVAAARGGPELDPVGQIDVIEEVAFSDGSTGWCLMIGCDTGYWSAWVSDDAADGLWADNPLGPSAIVLAPGGTGVAVDGGYRVSGRWPFGSGRAHCDVVGAGFLVTGADGGFVLGDDGMPVWRIAFVPVAESTTVDTWHTTGLAGTASNDFTLDGVFVAQERTCDLRGTSQRSEPLYAVGNFFLSKMGAVPLGIARRALEEFVTLAGTKVQMPAMNHLRDEPFVQVSVADADARLGAARAWLRQVTGEVYAAVSTGEQPSLALRGRLRMAVTHAAHTSKDVAGLVYELAGGGAVYKPGIFDRCLRDVTTACQHIVLQRKNTAAFGRALLGLEPEALFV, from the coding sequence ATGGCGACGGAGAACCCCCTGTTGGCAGCCGCTCGGGGCCTGGGGCCCACCATTCGGGCGGCGGCCGAGCAGACCGAGCAGCAGCGGTGCCTGCCCGCCGAGGTGGTGCAGGCCATGACCGAGGCCGGCCTGTTCGGCATGGCCGTGGCTGCAGCGCGTGGTGGCCCCGAGCTCGACCCGGTGGGCCAGATCGACGTGATCGAGGAGGTGGCGTTCTCCGACGGCTCGACCGGGTGGTGCCTGATGATCGGCTGCGACACCGGCTACTGGTCGGCGTGGGTCTCCGACGACGCGGCCGACGGCCTGTGGGCCGACAACCCGTTGGGACCGAGCGCCATCGTGCTGGCGCCCGGCGGCACGGGCGTGGCCGTCGACGGCGGCTACCGGGTGAGCGGGCGGTGGCCCTTCGGCAGCGGCCGGGCCCATTGCGACGTGGTGGGAGCGGGCTTCCTCGTCACCGGGGCCGACGGGGGTTTCGTGCTCGGCGACGACGGCATGCCCGTGTGGCGCATCGCCTTCGTGCCCGTGGCGGAGTCGACAACCGTCGACACCTGGCACACCACCGGGCTGGCCGGCACCGCCAGCAACGACTTCACCCTCGACGGCGTGTTCGTGGCCCAGGAACGCACCTGCGACCTGCGAGGTACGTCGCAGCGCAGCGAGCCGCTGTACGCCGTCGGGAACTTCTTCCTCTCCAAGATGGGGGCCGTGCCCCTCGGCATCGCCCGCCGGGCCTTGGAGGAGTTCGTCACCTTGGCGGGCACCAAGGTGCAGATGCCCGCCATGAACCACCTGCGCGACGAGCCCTTCGTGCAGGTCTCCGTGGCCGACGCCGACGCCCGCTTGGGCGCGGCGCGGGCGTGGCTGCGGCAGGTGACCGGCGAGGTGTACGCCGCAGTGTCGACAGGGGAGCAGCCCTCGTTGGCGCTGCGAGGCCGCCTGCGCATGGCCGTCACCCACGCTGCCCACACGTCGAAGGACGTGGCCGGCCTCGTCTACGAACTGGCGGGGGGTGGCGCCGTCTACAAGCCGGGCATCTTCGACCGATGCCTGCGCGACGTGACCACGGCGTGCCAGCACATCGTGCTGCAGCGCAAGAACACCGCCGCCTTCGGCCGTGCCCTGCTCGGGTTGGAGCCCGAGGCCCTGTTCGTGTAG
- a CDS encoding SRPBCC family protein, producing MTATTQPDEQGEGMARVLGWASLALAVPQLVTPKKVLRLAGVHPGTASASLVRLVGVRELGAAAGLLSKPKQGAWLWARVAGDAMDLALLGRALRGAGTSPRRLTPATAAVVGITALDIVAGLQRNRAAKAEGATATTRARSAVTVNRPRAEVYKFWRQFENLPQFMHHLEAVDEHADGRSHWKAKAPFGRTVEWDAEIVEDIPEQHIAWRALPGSDVDNRGVVGFRDAPGGRGTEVLVELAFEPPGGPLGAVAAKLFGEHPDQQIADDLRRFKQIMETGEIVVSDASRDGTKTLNQVRQRDAQPGEAR from the coding sequence ATGACGGCGACGACGCAACCAGACGAACAAGGCGAGGGCATGGCCCGCGTGCTCGGGTGGGCGAGCCTGGCGCTGGCCGTCCCCCAGCTCGTCACGCCCAAAAAGGTCCTGCGGCTGGCCGGGGTGCACCCCGGGACGGCGAGCGCCTCGCTGGTGCGGTTGGTGGGCGTCCGTGAGCTCGGCGCCGCCGCCGGGCTTCTGAGCAAGCCCAAGCAGGGCGCCTGGCTGTGGGCTCGGGTGGCGGGTGATGCCATGGACCTGGCCCTGCTGGGCCGGGCGCTGCGGGGCGCAGGCACATCCCCTCGTCGCCTGACGCCGGCGACGGCTGCCGTGGTGGGCATCACCGCCCTCGACATCGTGGCCGGGCTCCAGCGCAATCGTGCTGCCAAGGCGGAAGGGGCGACGGCTACCACACGGGCCCGTAGCGCGGTGACCGTGAACCGGCCCCGGGCCGAGGTCTACAAGTTCTGGCGGCAGTTCGAGAACCTGCCGCAGTTCATGCACCACCTCGAGGCGGTCGACGAACACGCCGACGGGCGGTCGCACTGGAAGGCCAAGGCGCCCTTCGGCCGCACCGTCGAGTGGGACGCCGAGATCGTGGAGGACATCCCCGAGCAGCACATCGCCTGGCGGGCGCTGCCCGGCTCCGACGTCGACAACCGCGGCGTGGTCGGCTTCCGCGACGCCCCAGGCGGGCGCGGCACCGAGGTGCTGGTGGAACTGGCTTTCGAGCCGCCCGGCGGGCCGCTCGGCGCGGTGGCGGCCAAGCTCTTCGGCGAGCACCCCGACCAGCAGATCGCCGACGACCTCCGGCGCTTCAAGCAGATCATGGAGACGGGCGAGATCGTGGTGTCGGACGCCAGCCGCGACGGCACCAAGACCCTCAACCAGGTGCGCCAGCGCGACGCCCAGCCAGGGGAGGCCCGATGA
- a CDS encoding FdhF/YdeP family oxidoreductase, translating into MTGRQTGPEDEAAGPTAVVSALRHALPAMGVRRTAATMLRINQPDGFDCPGCAWPEPPPGERSHAEFCENGAKALAEEATTKRIGPEFFAAHTVADLSAHDDFWLGQQGRLTEPMVRRAGSERYEPIGWDDAFALVADRLNELASPDEAVFYTSGRTNNEAAFLYQLFVRQFGTNNLPDCSNMCHESSGVALGETIGIGKGTVTLADFAVADLVLVVGQNPGTNHPRMLGALEGTKRNGGRIVAVNPLPEAGLTRFRNPQKARGWIGKGTQLADRFVQVRVNGDLALFLGLNRLLIEADAVDRAFVDQHTTGFDDYAAALKELDWAELEAASGIGRADVEALRDEVLAADKVIVCWAMGLTQHRNSVATIRELVNFCLLRGNIGRPGAGLCPVRGHSNVQGDRTMGITEQPGPAFLAALRTEFAFDPPTRSGFDTVDAINAMAEGRAKVFFGLGGNFVAAAPDTAATTAALRRCRLTVHVSTKLNRSHLVTGEEALILPCLGRTERDRGQFVTVEDSMGLVHASTGRLAPASPHLLSEVAIVARLAARTLGGRSTVDWTRFEADYDAVRDAVARVVPGFDDFNHRVREPGGFALPNGPRDARRFDTPTGRARFSVNPLTVASAPPGRLMLMTVRSHDQFNTTIYGLDDRYRGIRNDRRVVFVSPDDLRPLGLSDGTVVDLVGEHHDGERRAERFRIVSYPVTPGTCAAYFPEANVLVPLDSTAEGSNTPTSKSVVVRLEPSGHVPFVR; encoded by the coding sequence ATGACAGGGCGGCAGACCGGGCCCGAGGACGAAGCGGCGGGGCCGACGGCGGTCGTGTCTGCCCTGCGCCACGCGCTGCCTGCCATGGGGGTGCGGCGCACGGCGGCCACCATGCTGCGCATCAACCAGCCTGACGGCTTCGACTGCCCGGGCTGCGCGTGGCCCGAGCCGCCGCCGGGCGAGCGCAGCCATGCGGAGTTCTGTGAGAACGGGGCCAAGGCGCTGGCCGAGGAAGCGACCACCAAGCGCATCGGGCCGGAGTTCTTCGCCGCACACACCGTCGCCGACCTGTCGGCCCATGACGACTTCTGGCTGGGCCAACAGGGCCGCCTGACCGAGCCCATGGTCCGGCGGGCAGGCAGCGAACGCTACGAGCCCATCGGCTGGGACGACGCCTTCGCCTTGGTGGCCGACCGACTCAACGAGTTGGCGTCGCCCGACGAAGCCGTCTTCTACACGTCGGGCCGCACCAACAACGAGGCGGCCTTCCTCTACCAACTCTTCGTGCGCCAGTTCGGCACCAACAACCTGCCCGACTGCTCCAACATGTGCCACGAGTCGAGCGGCGTCGCCTTGGGCGAGACCATCGGGATCGGCAAAGGCACCGTCACCCTGGCCGACTTCGCCGTCGCCGACCTCGTGCTCGTGGTGGGCCAGAACCCCGGCACCAACCACCCCCGCATGCTCGGCGCCCTCGAAGGCACCAAGCGCAACGGCGGCCGCATCGTGGCCGTCAACCCCCTCCCCGAGGCAGGCCTCACCCGTTTCCGGAACCCGCAAAAAGCCCGGGGCTGGATCGGCAAGGGCACGCAACTGGCCGACCGCTTCGTGCAGGTTCGGGTCAACGGCGACCTGGCGTTGTTCCTCGGGCTCAATCGGCTGCTGATCGAAGCCGATGCCGTCGACCGCGCCTTCGTCGACCAGCACACCACCGGCTTCGACGACTACGCCGCCGCCCTCAAAGAGCTCGACTGGGCCGAACTGGAGGCGGCGTCGGGCATCGGGCGGGCCGACGTCGAAGCCTTGCGCGACGAGGTGCTGGCCGCCGACAAGGTGATCGTGTGCTGGGCCATGGGCCTGACCCAGCACCGCAACTCGGTGGCCACCATCCGCGAGCTCGTGAACTTCTGCCTCCTGCGGGGAAACATCGGCCGTCCGGGCGCCGGGCTGTGCCCGGTGCGAGGCCACTCCAACGTGCAAGGCGACCGCACCATGGGCATCACCGAGCAACCTGGCCCCGCCTTCCTCGCGGCGCTGAGGACAGAGTTCGCCTTCGACCCGCCCACCCGCTCGGGCTTCGACACGGTCGACGCCATTAACGCCATGGCCGAGGGCCGCGCCAAGGTGTTCTTCGGCCTGGGCGGCAACTTCGTGGCCGCCGCGCCCGACACCGCGGCGACCACCGCGGCCCTGCGCCGGTGCCGCCTCACCGTGCACGTCTCCACCAAGTTGAACCGCTCGCACCTCGTCACCGGCGAGGAGGCCCTGATCCTGCCGTGCCTCGGTCGCACCGAACGCGACCGCGGCCAGTTCGTCACCGTCGAGGACTCCATGGGCTTGGTGCACGCATCGACGGGACGGCTGGCCCCCGCCTCGCCGCACCTGCTCTCCGAAGTGGCGATCGTGGCCCGACTGGCGGCCCGCACCCTCGGCGGCCGCTCCACTGTCGACTGGACCCGCTTCGAAGCCGACTACGACGCCGTGCGCGACGCCGTCGCCCGGGTGGTGCCCGGCTTCGACGACTTCAACCATCGGGTGCGCGAACCGGGCGGCTTCGCCCTCCCCAACGGCCCTCGCGACGCCCGCCGGTTCGACACGCCGACTGGGCGAGCCCGCTTCAGCGTCAACCCGCTCACCGTGGCCAGTGCGCCGCCAGGGCGCCTCATGCTCATGACCGTCCGGTCGCACGACCAGTTCAACACCACCATCTACGGCCTCGACGACCGCTACCGCGGCATCCGCAACGACCGCCGCGTGGTGTTCGTCAGCCCCGACGACCTCCGCCCGCTCGGCTTGTCCGACGGCACCGTGGTGGACCTGGTGGGGGAGCACCACGACGGCGAGCGCCGGGCCGAGCGCTTCCGCATCGTGTCCTACCCGGTGACGCCGGGCACCTGCGCGGCCTACTTCCCCGAAGCCAACGTGCTGGTGCCCCTCGACAGCACCGCCGAGGGCAGCAACACGCCGACGTCGAAGTCGGTCGTCGTTCGGCTTGAGCCCTCGGGCCACGTACCATTTGTTCGATGA